A region from the Musa acuminata AAA Group cultivar baxijiao chromosome BXJ1-10, Cavendish_Baxijiao_AAA, whole genome shotgun sequence genome encodes:
- the LOC135594864 gene encoding AT-hook motif nuclear-localized protein 17-like, which produces MFFDSFSENNMKNKNDDDRRDVISRFHHHYLQQQQHQQQQNKKECLSDEVDSARSSGEIQKPKTDVEQNVEKALVVINSGGDGGAGDGATVEVAKRRRGRPPGSKNKPKPPVVITQEADPLASMRPHVLEIPAGHDVVESLARFSRRRNLGICILAGTGAVANVSLRQPHFAGAPPPPNASAAATSIGFQGRFEILSISASFFPPAMAAFSTGISGEMSITLAGPQGQIVGGTVTGPLMATGTVVIVAAAFSNPTFHRLPVEDLSMSVSVSGGVGEPEEHHHQHQQQEHRPRRNQGPAATTMSAPETCGMSIYSGHLSSEVIWMPTARPPLPPPF; this is translated from the coding sequence ATGTTCTTCGATAGCTTCTCGGAGAATAACATGAAGAACAAGAACGACGACGACAGGAGGGATGTTATCTCGCGCTTCCACCACCACTACCTTCAACAACAGCAACATCAGCAGCAGCAGAACAAGAAAGAATGCCTCTCGGATGAAGTGGACAGCGCAAGGAGCAGCGGAGAGATCCAGAAGCCGAAAACCGACGTCGAACAGAACGTGGAGAAAGCTCTAGTGGTGATCAACAGCGGCGGTGATGGAGGAGCTGGAGATGGCGCCACGGTCGAGGTGGCGAAGCGGCGAAGGGGACGCCCCCCGGGCTCCAAGAACAAGCCTAAGCCGCCCGTGGTGATCACGCAGGAAGCAGACCCGCTGGCCTCCATGCGCCCACACGTGCTCGAGATCCCCGCCGGGCACGACGTGGTCGAATCGCTTGCCCGCTTTTCGCGCCGCCGCAACCTCGGGATATGCATTCTGGCCGGCACTGGCGCTGTGGCGAACGTCTCTCTCCGCCAGCCGCACTTCGCCGGGGCACCGCCGCCCCCCAACGCCTCCGCGGCGGCCACGTCCATCGGCTTCCAAGGCCGATTCGAGATCCTGTCCATCTCCGCTTCGTTCTTCCCGCCTGCCATGGCGGCGTTCTCCACCGGGATTAGCGGCGAGATGTCGATCACCCTGGCAGGTCCGCAGGGGCAGATCGTGGGCGGGACCGTGACGGGGCCACTGATGGCGACGGGAACGGTGGTGATCGTGGCGGCGGCGTTCTCGAACCCGACCTTCCACCGGCTGCCGGTCGAGGACCTATCGATGTCGGTCTCAGTGTCCGGCGGCGTCGGTGAACCAGAGGAGCACCATCACCAGCATCAACAACAGGAGCATCGTCCGCGGCGCAACCAGGGGCCGGCGGCGACCACGATGTCAGCGCCGGAGACCTGTGGCATGTCCATCTACAGTGGTCACCTCTCGTCGGAAGTCATTTGGATGCCTACCGCCCGCCCGCCGCTTCCACCACCTTTCTAA